From one Flavobacterium sp. N502536 genomic stretch:
- a CDS encoding aldehyde dehydrogenase produces the protein MDYKNDIAYRKETLKKLLYNIQKSEDLIVKALYDDFKKPEFEAVLTETNYVISELKDTIRNIHKWAGRKRILPSLLNFPSTDYIFKEPYGNVLVIAPWNYPFQLALCPLISAVAAGNRVVLKPSELTPHTSAVIAKIIEKTFHVSHVEVFEGGIEVSNKLLAQRWDYIFFTGSVAVGKIVAKAAAENLTPVTLELGGKNPCIVDETANLKLAAKRIVWGKFINAGQTCIAPDYILVQKNMKVNFISFLIEEILKAYGKKIEKSPDFARIINTKNWVRLDSMIEREKVVFGGETDAENNYISPTLIEEPALDSPVMKEEIFGPILPILTYETEADIHNVVSHYEKPLAFYVFSENKYFAKKLITSHSFGGGCINDTVVHFSNKRLPFGGVGHSGIGAYHGQLSFDIFSHHKAVVKKANWLDLPMRYAPYKDKLTSLKRLLNWL, from the coding sequence AGAAACGTTAAAGAAATTGTTGTATAACATTCAAAAAAGCGAGGATTTAATTGTAAAAGCTTTGTACGATGATTTTAAAAAACCCGAATTTGAAGCGGTTTTAACCGAAACCAACTATGTGATTTCGGAGTTGAAAGATACCATCAGAAACATCCATAAGTGGGCAGGACGAAAACGCATTTTACCTTCCCTGCTTAATTTTCCTTCTACCGATTATATTTTTAAAGAACCTTACGGAAATGTGCTGGTGATTGCTCCCTGGAACTATCCGTTTCAATTGGCTTTATGCCCTTTAATTTCAGCCGTAGCAGCCGGAAACAGGGTTGTTTTGAAACCTTCAGAACTGACTCCTCATACTTCGGCCGTAATCGCCAAAATTATCGAAAAGACCTTCCACGTCAGTCATGTTGAAGTATTTGAAGGCGGTATTGAAGTATCCAACAAATTACTGGCGCAGCGCTGGGATTATATTTTCTTTACCGGAAGTGTTGCGGTGGGCAAAATTGTCGCCAAAGCCGCTGCCGAAAATTTAACTCCTGTAACTTTAGAACTAGGCGGAAAAAACCCTTGTATTGTCGATGAAACTGCCAATTTAAAACTGGCTGCCAAACGAATCGTCTGGGGAAAATTTATCAATGCCGGACAAACCTGCATTGCACCGGACTATATATTGGTTCAAAAAAACATGAAAGTCAATTTTATTTCTTTTTTAATAGAAGAAATTCTAAAGGCTTACGGTAAAAAAATAGAGAAATCTCCTGATTTCGCAAGAATCATCAATACCAAAAACTGGGTACGCCTGGACAGCATGATCGAACGTGAAAAGGTTGTTTTTGGAGGGGAAACAGATGCCGAAAACAACTACATCTCTCCTACCTTAATCGAAGAACCTGCTTTGGACAGTCCGGTCATGAAAGAAGAGATATTTGGCCCTATACTTCCGATCTTAACGTACGAAACCGAAGCTGATATTCATAATGTAGTCAGTCATTACGAAAAACCTCTTGCGTTTTATGTTTTCAGTGAGAATAAATATTTTGCCAAAAAACTAATTACCTCCCATTCTTTTGGAGGAGGCTGTATCAACGACACAGTAGTTCATTTCTCGAATAAAAGACTGCCTTTTGGAGGAGTTGGTCACAGCGGTATCGGTGCTTATCACGGCCAGCTGAGTTTTGATATTTTTTCGCACCACAAGGCTGTCGTAAAAAAAGCAAACTGGCTTGACCTGCCCATGCGTTATGCTCCTTACAAGGACAAACTAACGTCCCTGAAACGGTTACTGAACTGGCTATGA
- a CDS encoding PAS domain S-box protein — protein sequence MVANYSLFNSLISGIAHFGSALKSIITKWYVLNSDIIFYNNPKLIMLGLSLFAFLALLVYQFFRIKARIGYFIEKKPEAETLNKEYQLYILFFGLAVIVIEIINEIFKIRPKSLLVVNLCIGFSVLLVYVIIDKIQFLREQVQSIFISFFFIYVFYIGHNIIYHEDDIIPVIVFLISFYFSYSILKPIKLYWLYIGLVFAFLIATIIYQLVPIKSSILLLNYCILIFILNQVKYAVLLNNSDNFRFTNEIVHKGNSLTIATNEKNEVLFCSETITSILGYLPDEVMGPKFWDLTTEADCPENLNNINHEEDKLYIRKLKSKNGEYKYIQWKDKKFSQGLIISIGQDVTEQITVRDQYKNLIQTATDIIFEIDADGYFTFINDFGFSILGYSENEIISQHYSNFIHENYQRNAVDFYENLEVNENNFPTIEIPILKKNGKKLWISQKIIVRKNDLGQTIGFAGIARDITEIRNIENDKRKRLKKIESYNNSTNKLSTTDFSKYDNLNTVIDYIIKEAATVTKTNRVSFWKYHKDLITCKNLFSSNSQHCNDKNILDKESYPIYFETLKSKTIINAPDVFNKLETSEFQKLYFTKNQIKSMLDVPIFLNGQLAGVVCFESTDEKRDWDNEDINYARTISDVISLAISSQMRLEAERKLEFKSQLLSALSLCTEKFLMSKSTQEMFQETYNLIGKAAKVDHMYYYEKDFTTNTVSQKYKWSRQGIEHQITKLQRLTKDHLSEIYEAAQNKKIVNTLTRKLDDTFFRQLLIANEIKSILILPLYINDIFTGFIGFDDCTKERKWSEEEIYIFQVLANNISSALERNRNETKILESEEKFKLIANNIPGTVYLSKFDAFSTKIFLNDEILNLTGYSKSEFIENNLSFLSLIHPDDKDEVINNQIDNLQKGMPLHNIYRIRRKTGEYIWVEEFGDVIKKGDEIEFVGGIYFDITNKKETEDAIKAKQLAEAANKSKSDFLANMSHEIRTPLNGIIGFTHLLMNTGLEEIQEKYMTTINQSAHSLLDIINDILDFSKIEAGKLELFIDLYDIKKVLGQVFDLIVYESNQKNLRLELNVAPDVPKYIWTDIVRIKQILINLLSNAVKFTNEGSIKLNVSVLEKSKNNNCTIRFSVVDTGIGILEKNQKKIFKAFSQEDSSTTRKFGGTGLGLTISNQLLALMESRLQLESKIDEGSNFYFDLNLKTSNQSINDKYKAELQSINLDLSSESLSSNHKNITFLIVEDNKVNMLLLKTIIKNLYSGAYIHECENGYEAVSQFESINPDLVFMDIQMPIMNGYETTRAIRNTIIGKDIPIIAVTAGAEKEERNKCLSAGMDDYISKPIMKGSVEEALVKWLK from the coding sequence ATGGTAGCAAACTATAGTCTCTTCAATTCGTTGATATCAGGAATTGCCCATTTTGGCAGTGCCCTGAAATCAATTATTACGAAGTGGTATGTACTCAATTCCGATATTATCTTTTACAACAACCCTAAGCTCATCATGTTAGGATTGTCTCTGTTTGCTTTTCTGGCGCTTCTGGTGTATCAATTTTTCCGGATCAAAGCCAGAATTGGTTACTTCATCGAAAAAAAACCGGAAGCCGAAACGTTAAACAAAGAATATCAACTTTACATATTATTCTTTGGTCTTGCGGTAATTGTAATCGAAATTATCAATGAAATCTTCAAAATAAGACCCAAAAGCTTACTCGTTGTCAATTTATGTATTGGTTTCTCCGTCCTTTTAGTTTACGTAATAATCGACAAAATTCAGTTTTTACGGGAGCAGGTCCAATCCATATTCATTTCATTCTTCTTTATTTACGTTTTTTACATTGGACACAATATCATTTACCACGAAGATGATATTATTCCTGTAATTGTTTTTCTAATTTCCTTCTACTTTTCCTATAGCATCTTAAAGCCCATAAAATTATACTGGCTTTATATCGGATTGGTTTTTGCCTTTCTTATTGCCACTATTATCTATCAATTAGTTCCAATAAAATCATCCATTTTATTACTTAATTATTGCATCCTGATCTTCATTCTTAATCAGGTTAAATATGCTGTTTTACTCAATAACAGTGATAATTTCAGATTCACCAATGAAATAGTACACAAAGGAAATTCGTTGACAATTGCTACGAACGAAAAAAATGAAGTGCTGTTTTGCAGTGAAACGATCACTTCAATCCTGGGCTATTTACCGGACGAAGTTATGGGACCCAAATTTTGGGATTTAACTACCGAAGCGGACTGTCCCGAAAACCTCAACAACATCAATCACGAAGAAGATAAACTCTACATCCGTAAATTAAAAAGCAAAAACGGGGAGTACAAATACATTCAGTGGAAAGACAAAAAATTTTCGCAGGGTTTAATCATTAGCATTGGTCAGGATGTTACCGAGCAGATTACCGTACGCGATCAGTACAAAAACCTGATTCAGACTGCCACCGATATTATTTTCGAAATCGATGCTGATGGTTATTTTACCTTTATCAATGATTTTGGATTTTCGATCTTAGGGTATAGCGAAAATGAAATCATTTCGCAGCATTACTCTAATTTCATCCATGAAAATTACCAGCGAAATGCCGTCGATTTTTATGAGAATCTGGAAGTAAATGAAAACAATTTTCCGACTATTGAAATTCCAATTTTAAAGAAAAACGGAAAAAAACTATGGATTTCACAAAAGATCATTGTTCGAAAAAATGACCTTGGACAAACCATTGGTTTTGCCGGAATCGCCCGTGATATTACCGAGATCAGAAATATAGAAAACGATAAAAGGAAACGTCTCAAAAAAATTGAATCTTATAACAATTCGACCAACAAATTATCGACTACGGATTTTAGCAAATACGATAATTTAAACACGGTTATCGATTATATCATCAAAGAGGCCGCAACCGTAACCAAAACCAATCGCGTAAGTTTCTGGAAGTACCATAAAGACCTAATCACCTGCAAAAACCTTTTTAGCAGCAACAGTCAGCATTGTAATGACAAAAACATTCTGGATAAAGAATCTTATCCTATTTACTTTGAAACCCTAAAAAGTAAAACCATCATAAATGCACCGGATGTTTTCAACAAACTGGAAACTTCTGAATTTCAAAAACTTTACTTCACCAAGAACCAGATCAAATCGATGCTGGACGTCCCTATTTTTCTAAACGGGCAACTGGCGGGTGTGGTTTGTTTTGAAAGTACTGACGAAAAAAGAGACTGGGACAACGAAGACATCAATTACGCCCGTACCATTTCGGATGTAATCTCATTGGCCATTTCGTCACAGATGCGTTTGGAGGCCGAAAGAAAACTAGAATTTAAGAGTCAGCTGTTGTCTGCGCTTTCGTTATGTACCGAGAAATTTTTGATGAGTAAATCGACTCAGGAAATGTTTCAGGAGACCTATAATTTAATTGGTAAAGCAGCCAAAGTAGATCATATGTACTACTACGAAAAAGATTTCACAACCAATACCGTAAGTCAGAAATACAAATGGTCGAGACAAGGCATTGAACATCAGATTACAAAATTGCAGCGGCTTACCAAAGATCACTTAAGCGAAATTTACGAGGCTGCTCAAAACAAAAAAATCGTCAACACGCTTACCCGTAAACTCGACGATACTTTTTTCAGGCAGTTACTGATCGCAAACGAAATTAAATCAATCCTGATTTTACCGTTGTACATCAACGATATTTTTACCGGTTTTATAGGTTTTGACGATTGTACCAAGGAAAGAAAATGGTCTGAAGAAGAAATTTATATCTTTCAGGTTCTGGCCAATAACATCTCATCGGCACTGGAAAGAAACCGAAACGAAACCAAAATTCTGGAAAGCGAAGAAAAGTTCAAGTTAATCGCCAACAACATTCCCGGCACCGTTTACTTGTCAAAATTTGATGCATTCTCTACCAAAATATTCCTGAATGATGAGATTTTGAACCTTACCGGTTACTCAAAATCTGAATTTATAGAAAACAACTTATCGTTTTTATCCCTTATTCATCCTGACGACAAAGACGAGGTGATCAACAATCAGATCGACAATTTACAAAAGGGAATGCCGCTGCACAATATCTATCGCATCCGACGTAAAACGGGCGAATACATTTGGGTGGAGGAATTTGGAGACGTTATTAAAAAAGGCGATGAAATCGAATTTGTGGGTGGAATTTACTTTGACATTACCAACAAAAAAGAGACTGAAGACGCCATAAAAGCCAAGCAACTGGCAGAAGCCGCGAATAAATCCAAGTCCGATTTTCTGGCCAATATGTCTCATGAAATCAGAACTCCTTTGAATGGAATTATTGGTTTTACCCATTTACTGATGAATACGGGTCTTGAAGAAATTCAGGAAAAATACATGACCACGATCAATCAATCGGCGCATTCGTTATTAGATATTATAAATGATATACTGGATTTCTCTAAAATCGAAGCGGGTAAACTCGAACTTTTTATCGATTTATACGACATTAAAAAAGTCCTCGGACAGGTTTTTGATTTAATCGTATACGAATCCAACCAAAAAAATCTGAGGTTAGAACTAAATGTCGCTCCCGACGTTCCGAAATACATCTGGACCGATATTGTGAGAATCAAGCAAATCTTAATCAATTTGCTTTCGAATGCTGTTAAATTCACCAACGAAGGCTCTATCAAGCTGAATGTTTCTGTTTTGGAAAAAAGCAAAAACAACAATTGTACGATCCGCTTTTCAGTCGTTGATACGGGAATTGGAATTCTCGAAAAAAACCAGAAGAAAATTTTCAAAGCTTTTTCACAGGAAGACAGCTCTACAACGAGAAAATTTGGAGGTACCGGTTTAGGACTGACCATTTCAAATCAATTGCTTGCTTTGATGGAAAGCCGTTTACAACTGGAAAGTAAAATCGATGAGGGAAGTAATTTTTATTTTGATCTGAATTTAAAAACCAGCAATCAGAGCATTAACGACAAATATAAGGCAGAACTTCAAAGCATCAACCTTGACCTGAGTTCTGAAAGCCTGAGTTCTAATCATAAAAACATTACCTTTTTGATTGTAGAAGACAACAAGGTGAATATGTTACTTTTAAAAACCATCATCAAAAACTTGTACAGCGGTGCATACATACACGAATGCGAAAATGGTTATGAAGCGGTGAGTCAGTTTGAAAGCATCAATCCTGATTTGGTTTTTATGGACATTCAGATGCCAATCATGAACGGTTACGAAACCACAAGAGCCATTAGAAACACCATTATCGGAAAAGATATCCCGATCATTGCGGTAACTGCAGGTGCTGAAAAAGAGGAACGTAATAAATGCCTCTCAGCGGGGATGGATGATTATATTTCAAAGCCCATAATGAAAGGCAGTGTAGAGGAAGCTTTAGTAAAATGGCTAAAATAA
- a CDS encoding neutral zinc metallopeptidase — MKWQGRRQSDNVEDRRSISGGKVAVGGGIIGIIILLLNVFGGENAQMITPILEQMQGGQQSTEAAAPLSKEDEELGQFVKVNLADNEDIWGKIFAENGMTYKNPKLVLFRGAVNTACGGASSASGPFYCPGDQKVYMDLGFFEELKTKFGAKGGDFAIAYVIAHEIGHHIQTLLGTSAKMHQAQEGKSQAEANKLSVALELQADFYAGVWAHYNQKNLDAGDIEEALSAANAVGDDAIQSKMQGQVVPDSFTHGTSEQRMYWFKKGFSTGDIKQGNTFDEI; from the coding sequence ATGAAATGGCAAGGTAGAAGACAAAGTGATAATGTTGAAGACAGACGATCCATTTCTGGCGGTAAAGTTGCCGTTGGCGGTGGAATTATTGGTATTATTATTTTACTGTTAAATGTTTTTGGCGGCGAAAATGCCCAGATGATCACCCCTATACTGGAACAAATGCAAGGCGGACAGCAATCCACCGAAGCGGCTGCTCCATTGAGCAAAGAAGATGAAGAACTAGGGCAATTTGTGAAAGTTAATCTTGCCGATAACGAAGACATTTGGGGTAAAATATTTGCAGAAAACGGCATGACTTACAAGAACCCAAAATTAGTACTTTTCAGAGGAGCTGTTAACACGGCATGCGGAGGCGCATCGTCGGCATCAGGGCCATTTTATTGCCCGGGTGACCAAAAGGTTTATATGGATTTAGGCTTCTTTGAGGAACTAAAAACTAAATTTGGTGCCAAGGGTGGTGATTTTGCTATTGCGTACGTTATTGCGCACGAAATTGGGCACCACATACAAACATTACTAGGAACCTCAGCAAAAATGCATCAGGCACAGGAAGGAAAGAGTCAGGCAGAAGCCAACAAGCTTTCGGTAGCCCTGGAATTACAGGCCGACTTTTATGCCGGAGTATGGGCACATTACAATCAGAAAAACTTAGACGCAGGTGATATTGAAGAAGCTTTAAGTGCTGCCAATGCGGTTGGAGACGATGCCATTCAGAGTAAAATGCAAGGACAAGTTGTCCCGGATTCCTTTACTCACGGTACCTCTGAACAAAGAATGTATTGGTTCAAAAAAGGTTTTTCTACAGGAGATATCAAACAAGGGAATACTTTTGATGAAATATAA
- the bshB1 gene encoding bacillithiol biosynthesis deacetylase BshB1, with translation MKLDILAFGAHPDDVELGCAGTILKEISLGKKVGIVDLTRGELGTRGTAEIRDAEAKEAAKILGVLVRENLGMRDGFFTNDEKHQLEVIKMIRKYKPEIVLCNAIDDRHIDHGKGSKLVSDACFLSGLSKIETSIDGEGQEAWRPKVVYHYIQWKNIVPDFVVDITGFEKKKVEAVSAYKTQFYDPNSKEPATPITSKNFFESLDYRAKDLGRLVGKEFAEGFTVERCLAVNSLENLL, from the coding sequence ATGAAACTAGACATATTAGCCTTTGGGGCACATCCGGATGATGTAGAATTAGGTTGTGCGGGAACCATTTTAAAAGAGATATCACTGGGTAAAAAAGTAGGTATCGTCGATTTAACGCGTGGGGAATTGGGAACCCGTGGTACAGCTGAAATTAGAGATGCAGAGGCAAAAGAGGCGGCAAAAATATTAGGGGTGCTGGTTCGTGAAAACTTAGGCATGCGTGATGGCTTTTTTACAAACGACGAAAAGCACCAGCTGGAAGTCATTAAAATGATTCGGAAGTACAAACCGGAGATTGTATTGTGTAATGCAATTGACGACCGTCATATTGATCATGGTAAAGGAAGTAAATTAGTGTCGGATGCCTGCTTTTTGTCTGGATTGTCAAAAATCGAAACCTCGATAGATGGAGAAGGGCAGGAAGCCTGGAGACCAAAGGTGGTGTACCATTATATTCAATGGAAAAACATCGTGCCTGACTTTGTAGTGGATATTACAGGTTTTGAAAAGAAAAAGGTAGAAGCTGTTTCGGCATACAAAACGCAGTTTTACGATCCGAATTCGAAAGAGCCTGCAACGCCAATTACGAGTAAAAACTTCTTTGAAAGTTTAGATTATCGTGCGAAGGATTTAGGAAGGCTGGTTGGTAAAGAATTTGCCGAAGGTTTTACTGTTGAAAGGTGTTTGGCAGTCAATAGTTTAGAAAATTTACTGTAA
- a CDS encoding chorismate-binding protein, giving the protein MNDFFSKIKVQYEKRLPFVMYSKPNSTTIFALLQQNDRLHKIADYKEKGFVFASFDEKQLILIPENESEILTTVQEEILFESTEIETSELDSEARLQYETLVSKGIQAIKNDEFKKVVLSRSEKVALAEFDFVATFQHLIQLYPTTLSYVFFHPKIGFWMGATPERLLKANGNVFETVALAGTQKATLETDILWQQKEKDEQQYVTDFIVKRLREVASSVEVTEPYSVKAGSIWHIKTDISGVLNDNSTLEEVIDTLHPTPAVCGLPKKKAKAFIIENENYDRTFYTGFLGELNSSFAHEDISSDFYVNLRSMQIQENTAILYMGCGITKESVPEKEWEESVNKSMTMKRVLRVMS; this is encoded by the coding sequence ATGAATGATTTTTTTTCTAAAATTAAAGTACAGTACGAAAAGCGTTTGCCTTTTGTGATGTATTCTAAACCCAATTCCACTACTATTTTTGCGCTTTTGCAGCAAAATGACAGGCTGCATAAAATTGCTGATTATAAAGAAAAAGGTTTTGTTTTTGCTTCTTTTGATGAAAAACAACTGATACTGATTCCGGAAAATGAATCTGAAATTCTAACAACAGTACAGGAAGAAATTCTTTTTGAAAGTACAGAAATAGAAACTTCAGAGCTTGATAGTGAAGCCAGGTTGCAATATGAAACGTTGGTTTCAAAAGGAATTCAGGCGATTAAAAACGATGAATTCAAAAAAGTAGTGCTGTCCAGAAGCGAAAAAGTAGCTTTAGCCGAATTTGATTTTGTTGCTACTTTTCAGCATTTGATTCAGTTGTATCCCACGACTTTATCGTATGTGTTTTTTCATCCAAAGATTGGTTTCTGGATGGGAGCAACTCCTGAGCGATTGCTGAAAGCCAATGGCAATGTTTTTGAAACTGTGGCTTTGGCCGGAACACAGAAAGCAACGCTGGAAACCGATATCTTATGGCAGCAAAAAGAAAAGGACGAGCAGCAATATGTAACCGATTTTATTGTCAAGAGATTGCGGGAAGTAGCTTCTTCGGTTGAGGTAACGGAACCTTATAGCGTGAAAGCAGGATCTATCTGGCATATTAAAACAGATATTTCGGGAGTATTAAATGACAATTCGACTTTGGAAGAAGTGATCGATACACTGCATCCAACGCCGGCAGTTTGTGGTTTGCCAAAGAAAAAAGCAAAAGCATTTATTATAGAGAATGAAAATTACGACCGGACTTTTTATACCGGTTTTCTGGGAGAGTTAAACAGCAGCTTTGCCCATGAAGATATAAGTTCTGATTTCTATGTAAATTTACGAAGCATGCAAATTCAGGAGAATACTGCCATTTTATATATGGGTTGCGGTATTACCAAAGAAAGCGTTCCTGAAAAGGAATGGGAGGAAAGCGTAAACAAATCGATGACGATGAAAAGAGTATTAAGAGTTATGAGTTAG
- a CDS encoding PaaI family thioesterase, which translates to MNYTKEQILAHCNEFSKNTLMETLKIEYVDAGADFLTAKMPVNPSVHQPMGLLHGGASVALAESVGSAASFFFINPNEQEVRGIEISANHLKSIREGWVFGTARIIHKGKSIHLWEIKITDEAGNLISLCKLTNMVLDRKKTV; encoded by the coding sequence ATGAATTATACAAAAGAACAGATTTTAGCACACTGTAATGAGTTTTCTAAAAACACATTGATGGAAACGCTAAAAATAGAATATGTTGACGCAGGAGCTGATTTTTTAACTGCAAAAATGCCTGTAAACCCTTCTGTTCACCAGCCAATGGGCTTGTTACACGGCGGTGCTTCGGTTGCTCTGGCGGAAAGTGTAGGGAGTGCGGCATCCTTCTTTTTTATCAATCCAAATGAACAAGAAGTACGCGGAATAGAAATTTCGGCCAATCACCTGAAAAGTATCAGAGAAGGATGGGTTTTCGGAACAGCGCGAATCATTCACAAAGGAAAAAGTATTCATCTGTGGGAGATTAAAATTACCGACGAGGCCGGAAATTTGATTTCGCTTTGCAAACTGACCAATATGGTTTTGGACAGAAAGAAAACAGTATAG